A single genomic interval of Camelina sativa cultivar DH55 chromosome 11, Cs, whole genome shotgun sequence harbors:
- the LOC104721514 gene encoding glutaredoxin-C6 — protein sequence MMQELGLERFSNDDVLRLDITPPSQTSSTSLSIDEEESTEAKIRRLISEHPVIIFSRSSCCMCHVMKRLLATIGVVPTVIELDDHEVSSLPTALEEEYSGGGSVVVPPPAVFIGRECIGGLESLVALHLSGHLVPKLVQVGALWV from the coding sequence ATGATGCAAGAATTAGGCTTAGAACGCTTCTCAAACGACGACGTCCTTCGCTTAGACATCACACCTCCTTCTCAAACCTCGTCTACCTCTCTCTCCATCGACGAAGAGGAATCAACTGAAGCCAAGATCCGACGGCTGATATCTGAGCATCCTGTGATCATCTTCAGTAGATCTTCATGTTGCATGTGCCACGTCATGAAAAGACTCTTGGCAACGATCGGCGTCGTCCCCACCGTCATCGAGCTTGATGATCACGAGGTTTCCTCTCTCCCTACGGCTCTAGAAGAAGAATATTCCGGCGGTGGGTCCGTCGTTGTTCCTCCGCCGGCGGTTTTTATTGGCCGTGAGTGTATCGGAGGCCTCGAGTCCCTTGTTGCCCTTCACCTAAGTGGTCATCTGGTTCCTAAGCTTGTCCAAGTTGGAGCTCTTTGGGTATGA